One genomic segment of Occultella kanbiaonis includes these proteins:
- a CDS encoding polysaccharide deacetylase family protein — protein sequence MRQPQLLMTFDDCTVDHWFAHRGVFVDTDARVTFFVSHADRITDDETDKLRALQREGHTIASHGLRHLDGPAYVARHGLAAYLANEIEPSISALAARGLGHRDFAYPYGRHDRATDDALTARFSWVRTTSARHLDGRATHVRVDLDSPTRVLPSRGIDVGRRGVANPDDWAALLAVLDESARTGTGVCLYAHDIAEWDQGLAEGRNFITPDRLRAVLTAAQERGLTADGFEVLPD from the coding sequence ATGAGGCAGCCCCAGCTGCTGATGACCTTTGACGACTGCACGGTCGATCACTGGTTCGCCCACCGCGGCGTGTTCGTCGACACTGACGCGCGTGTGACGTTCTTCGTCTCGCACGCCGACCGGATCACCGATGACGAGACCGACAAGCTGCGGGCGTTGCAGCGCGAGGGTCACACGATCGCGAGCCACGGCCTGCGTCATCTCGACGGCCCGGCGTACGTCGCCCGGCATGGTCTGGCGGCGTACCTGGCGAACGAGATCGAGCCGTCGATCAGTGCGCTCGCCGCACGCGGTCTTGGCCATCGCGACTTCGCCTACCCCTACGGCCGCCACGACCGGGCCACCGACGACGCTCTGACGGCCCGGTTCTCCTGGGTGCGGACGACCTCGGCCAGGCACCTCGACGGACGCGCCACGCACGTCCGCGTCGACCTCGACAGTCCGACCCGGGTGCTGCCCTCCCGCGGCATCGACGTGGGCCGGCGCGGTGTCGCGAACCCCGATGACTGGGCGGCACTGCTCGCCGTCCTTGACGAGAGCGCACGCACCGGAACGGGAGTCTGCCTGTACGCGCACGACATCGCCGAATGGGATCAGGGACTGGCCGAGGGGCGCAACTTCATCACACCCGATCGATTGCGAGCGGTGCTGACAGCCGCGCAGGAACGCGGACTCACGGCCGACGGGTTCGAGGTGTTGCCCGACTGA
- a CDS encoding carbohydrate ABC transporter permease encodes MSTTTAPRRRKAGSGTLIDGVPRPGRVETVVKAIVLTIVCGLVILPFVGIISTSLAPAEQVNTAGGFVLLPEGIDFTAYRSILTGGVVTRALLISAGVTAVGTVLSLSLTAMLGWALSRRQTVGNRQLLLLVLVSLLFNPGIIPSYLVVQQLGMLDSLWAIIVPTSVSAFNVIVVRAFFVGLPQEVMDSARIDGAGEWKLFWYMGLPLARPVLAVVGLFYGVGYWNAFFNAMLYLSDSALWPLQLVLRTYVVDGTQLGAQDLGAEMSLPPQTTIQMAILVISIVPILIVYPFLQRHFAKGMLTGAVKG; translated from the coding sequence ATGAGCACCACCACTGCACCACGCCGGCGCAAGGCCGGCTCCGGAACGCTGATCGACGGCGTCCCGCGCCCCGGCCGGGTCGAGACCGTCGTCAAGGCGATCGTGCTGACGATCGTCTGCGGCCTGGTGATCCTGCCATTCGTCGGCATCATCTCGACGAGCCTGGCTCCGGCCGAGCAGGTCAACACGGCCGGTGGCTTCGTGCTGCTCCCCGAAGGCATCGACTTCACCGCATACCGGTCCATCCTGACCGGTGGCGTCGTCACCAGGGCGCTGCTCATCAGCGCCGGCGTCACCGCCGTCGGAACGGTCCTGAGTCTGTCCCTGACGGCGATGCTCGGCTGGGCGCTGTCGCGCCGCCAGACGGTCGGCAACCGGCAGCTGCTGCTGCTCGTACTCGTGAGCCTGCTCTTCAACCCGGGCATCATCCCCAGCTACCTGGTCGTGCAGCAGCTCGGCATGCTCGACTCGCTCTGGGCCATCATCGTTCCGACGTCGGTGTCGGCCTTCAACGTCATCGTGGTGCGGGCCTTCTTCGTGGGACTGCCCCAGGAGGTCATGGACAGCGCGCGCATCGACGGCGCCGGTGAGTGGAAGCTGTTCTGGTACATGGGCCTGCCGCTGGCCCGCCCGGTGCTCGCCGTCGTCGGGCTGTTCTACGGGGTCGGCTATTGGAACGCGTTCTTCAACGCGATGCTCTACCTGAGCGACTCCGCACTGTGGCCACTACAGCTGGTGCTCCGCACCTACGTCGTCGACGGCACCCAGCTCGGAGCCCAAGATCTCGGCGCCGAGATGTCGCTGCCGCCGCAGACGACGATCCAGATGGCGATCCTCGTCATCTCGATCGTCCCGATCCTCATCGTCTACCCCTTCCTCCAGCGGCACTTCGCCAAGGGCATGCTCACCGGCGCCGTCAAGGGCTGA
- a CDS encoding LacI family DNA-binding transcriptional regulator translates to MSQSRRRPTIREVAKLAGVSHQTVSRFLRDDPTLRPQTRKVVEDAVAALGYRPNLAARSMRTRRSGAVAIVLPTMTGPERTVEAAVEEARASGFRVEVIIGVDESAAALSARARDLLDSGQVEGVLSVAPIIASTNRTGAVIDTGEYDQRMRAVEAVAGDVDTMASLVRALAELGHRHFLHAAGPKGWTSAQLRLQGYLTAIEELGLTSHGEPDGDWHPETGIAAVAGIGADSPVTAVVAASDRIAAGVLSAAAQRGWDVPGRLSVTGWDDMQLMRYSTPPLSTVVVDRESAGRHAMRRLIAAIRGEPEPKPPATALTRIALRGSTGPPPRP, encoded by the coding sequence ATGAGCCAATCCCGACGACGCCCGACGATCCGAGAGGTCGCCAAACTCGCCGGCGTGTCCCACCAGACGGTCTCGCGTTTCCTGCGCGACGATCCCACTCTTCGCCCGCAGACCCGCAAGGTCGTCGAGGACGCGGTGGCGGCGCTCGGGTACCGGCCGAATCTCGCTGCCCGCTCGATGCGCACCAGACGGTCCGGCGCGGTAGCGATCGTCCTGCCCACGATGACCGGGCCCGAGCGGACCGTCGAAGCCGCGGTCGAGGAGGCCCGCGCCAGCGGATTCCGGGTCGAGGTCATCATCGGCGTCGACGAGAGTGCCGCCGCGCTGAGCGCACGTGCGCGTGACCTGCTGGACAGTGGACAGGTCGAGGGTGTGCTCTCGGTGGCGCCGATCATCGCCTCGACCAACCGCACCGGTGCCGTGATCGATACCGGCGAGTACGACCAGCGGATGCGCGCGGTCGAGGCTGTCGCCGGCGACGTCGACACGATGGCGTCGCTCGTGCGAGCCCTCGCCGAACTGGGTCACCGTCATTTCCTGCACGCCGCCGGGCCGAAGGGCTGGACCTCGGCACAACTGCGGTTGCAGGGGTACCTGACCGCGATCGAGGAGCTGGGGTTGACCTCGCACGGCGAACCCGACGGGGACTGGCATCCCGAGACGGGGATCGCGGCCGTCGCGGGTATCGGTGCGGACTCGCCGGTCACCGCCGTCGTGGCCGCGAGCGATCGCATCGCGGCCGGCGTGCTGTCCGCAGCCGCGCAACGTGGCTGGGACGTGCCGGGCAGGCTCAGCGTGACGGGCTGGGACGACATGCAACTGATGCGCTACTCGACCCCACCGCTGTCAACGGTCGTCGTCGATCGGGAGAGCGCGGGGCGTCATGCCATGCGGAGACTGATCGCCGCGATCCGTGGCGAGCCCGAGCCCAAGCCTCCAGCAACCGCGCTCACCCGGATAGCCCTGCGTGGCAGCACCGGACCGCCGCCGCGACCCTGA
- a CDS encoding carbohydrate ABC transporter permease produces MSALSELSKLRTGGHQTPEQRAARRKETSRDNRAGYAFLAPWLVGLFAFTIGPMLASLYLSFTDYNLIQSPNFTGFDNIVRMLGDDRLHQSLRVTFTYVLVGVPLQLIVALGIALLLNKGMRGLPFYRSVFYLPSMLGGSVAVSLLWRQIFGTDGLINQLLRALGVDATIGYVSHPDYALWTLILLHVWTFGSPMVIFLAGLRQIPTMYYEAAALDGANSRKIFLRVTLPLLSPIIFFNLVLQVIGAFQSFTQAFIVSGGSGGPSDSTLFYTLYLYERGFTNFQMGYASAMAWLLLVIIAAFTAINFFAAKYWVFYDD; encoded by the coding sequence GTGAGCGCCCTCTCCGAGCTCTCCAAGCTCAGGACCGGCGGTCATCAGACCCCGGAACAGCGCGCGGCTCGGCGCAAGGAGACGAGCCGGGACAACCGGGCCGGGTATGCGTTCCTGGCACCCTGGCTCGTCGGTCTGTTCGCATTCACGATCGGCCCGATGCTCGCGTCGCTCTACCTGTCGTTCACCGACTACAACCTGATCCAGTCACCGAACTTCACCGGGTTCGACAACATCGTGCGGATGCTCGGTGACGACCGGCTGCACCAGTCGCTGCGGGTGACGTTCACCTATGTGCTGGTGGGCGTGCCTCTGCAGCTGATCGTCGCACTCGGGATCGCGCTGCTTCTGAACAAGGGCATGCGGGGGCTGCCGTTCTACAGGTCCGTGTTCTACCTACCCTCCATGCTCGGCGGGTCGGTCGCGGTCTCGTTGCTGTGGCGACAGATCTTCGGGACCGACGGTCTCATCAACCAGCTCCTGCGGGCGCTCGGCGTCGACGCCACCATCGGCTACGTCTCCCATCCGGACTATGCCCTCTGGACGCTGATCCTGTTGCACGTGTGGACATTCGGGTCACCGATGGTGATCTTCCTCGCCGGGCTGCGGCAGATCCCGACGATGTACTACGAGGCGGCCGCCCTGGACGGTGCCAACTCGCGCAAGATCTTCCTGAGGGTCACCCTGCCGTTGCTCTCCCCGATCATCTTCTTCAACCTGGTGCTGCAGGTCATCGGTGCGTTCCAGTCCTTCACGCAGGCCTTCATCGTCTCCGGTGGGTCCGGCGGGCCGTCCGACTCGACGTTGTTCTACACGCTCTATCTGTATGAGCGCGGCTTCACCAACTTCCAGATGGGCTACGCGTCTGCCATGGCCTGGCTGCTCCTCGTCATCATCGCCGCCTTCACCGCGATCAACTTCTTCGCCGCAAAGTATTGGGTCTTCTACGATGACTGA
- a CDS encoding extracellular solute-binding protein yields MSEIRIARRQLLQGTLGLGGLAALGGLAGCSNEGRGDAGSQAENSTVTLPTYIPYDGFTADLPGENGVSDTMLTYPADPQPITDGPPGDGQDVSAFALTNNPVPPAMDQNAFWQELNERLGFTLSVSLVPSGDYTDRFQTTVAGDRLPDLFTFWPKGIPGLPSLLQERAADLTELLSGDAIEKYPFLASIPTESWKSSVYGGRIYGIPIARGAQSSVVLYGRYDLLEEQGIDPAAQSWDDLYSMFAELSSTNTWALANVPMQIIRQSFGLPNGWSVDGDTWLSANEDERQLEVLEAGRKLVADGLVHPDTTSADNQQRQAWTIAGTTRFVEDTFSAWPAFANLSGDQSVDLNVILPPLAEGGGMAPIWRGAPTHNLTGISLKSADRAEALLDVLNYLAAPFGSSEHLFKNYGLEGVHHTLVDGDPVLNDKGKSETQLALRYLAEGPWVTYMPGRPDVAQSLYDVQTEAVPTAVSNPSSTLFSETESRKGPQIGSALTDLEVDILQGRKPVSAWTDAVKTWKAGGGDAMRDEFAEAFAAAAEG; encoded by the coding sequence ATGTCAGAGATCCGGATCGCACGCCGGCAGCTGCTGCAGGGCACGCTCGGCCTCGGTGGCCTCGCCGCGCTCGGTGGCCTCGCGGGCTGCAGCAACGAAGGCCGCGGTGACGCCGGCTCGCAGGCCGAGAACAGCACGGTCACGCTGCCCACCTACATCCCCTACGACGGGTTCACCGCGGACCTGCCGGGTGAGAACGGTGTCAGCGACACCATGCTGACCTACCCGGCCGACCCGCAGCCGATCACCGACGGCCCTCCCGGCGACGGGCAGGACGTCTCGGCGTTCGCCCTCACCAACAACCCGGTGCCGCCCGCCATGGACCAGAACGCGTTCTGGCAGGAGCTGAACGAGCGGCTCGGGTTCACGCTCTCGGTCTCCCTCGTGCCCAGCGGCGACTACACCGACCGGTTCCAGACCACGGTCGCCGGCGACCGACTCCCCGACCTGTTCACGTTCTGGCCGAAGGGCATCCCCGGTCTGCCGTCGCTCCTGCAGGAGCGCGCCGCGGACCTCACCGAGCTGCTCAGCGGCGACGCGATCGAGAAGTACCCGTTCCTCGCCAGCATCCCCACCGAGAGCTGGAAGTCGAGCGTCTACGGCGGGCGCATCTACGGCATCCCGATCGCACGTGGCGCGCAGAGCAGCGTCGTGCTGTACGGGCGCTACGACCTGCTCGAGGAGCAGGGCATCGACCCGGCCGCCCAGTCCTGGGACGACCTCTACAGCATGTTCGCCGAGCTGAGCTCCACGAACACGTGGGCGCTCGCGAACGTCCCGATGCAGATCATCCGGCAGTCCTTCGGCCTGCCCAACGGGTGGTCGGTGGACGGCGACACCTGGCTGAGCGCGAACGAGGACGAGCGGCAGCTCGAGGTCCTCGAGGCGGGTCGCAAGCTCGTCGCCGATGGGCTGGTGCACCCGGACACGACGTCCGCGGACAACCAGCAGCGGCAGGCCTGGACGATCGCGGGCACCACCCGGTTCGTCGAGGACACGTTCAGCGCGTGGCCGGCGTTCGCGAACCTGTCCGGCGACCAGAGCGTGGATCTCAACGTCATCCTGCCGCCGCTGGCCGAGGGCGGTGGCATGGCCCCGATCTGGCGGGGCGCACCGACGCACAACCTCACGGGGATCAGTCTGAAGTCGGCTGACCGCGCCGAGGCGCTGCTGGACGTGCTCAACTACCTCGCCGCTCCGTTCGGCAGCTCCGAGCACCTGTTCAAGAACTACGGTCTGGAGGGTGTGCACCACACCCTCGTCGACGGCGACCCGGTGCTCAACGACAAGGGCAAGAGCGAGACCCAGCTCGCGCTGAGGTACCTCGCCGAGGGGCCGTGGGTGACCTACATGCCCGGGCGGCCCGACGTCGCGCAGTCGCTCTACGACGTGCAGACCGAGGCCGTGCCGACGGCGGTCTCCAACCCCTCGTCCACCTTGTTCAGCGAGACCGAGTCGCGCAAGGGCCCGCAGATCGGCAGTGCGCTCACCGACCTCGAGGTCGACATCCTGCAGGGTCGCAAGCCGGTGTCGGCCTGGACCGACGCCGTGAAGACCTGGAAGGCCGGTGGCGGCGACGCCATGCGGGACGAGTTCGCCGAGGCCTTCGCCGCCGCTGCCGAAGGCTGA
- a CDS encoding HEAT repeat domain-containing protein produces MSQASDGPDDPGAHPSVWVAQAERELGTSELLEWCTDLLAGADPLTSPHPLAWIGGTPGAALPGNLTGPRGAMFEYWSRVWAARAMRYCWAEGTPAAEGAAMALLGALTDPHWRVREMAAKVVGLREVGAGADRLATLLDDGVPRVRAAAATSLGAVGEHEHLGRLADVTRSDPDRAVRAAAARARTAIADRVDLPSDEY; encoded by the coding sequence ATGAGTCAGGCGAGCGACGGCCCCGACGACCCGGGCGCCCATCCGAGTGTCTGGGTTGCCCAGGCCGAGCGCGAGCTCGGCACCTCCGAGCTGCTCGAGTGGTGCACCGACCTGCTCGCCGGCGCCGACCCGTTGACCAGCCCTCATCCACTCGCGTGGATCGGCGGGACCCCGGGAGCGGCTCTGCCGGGCAACCTCACCGGCCCCCGCGGCGCGATGTTCGAGTACTGGTCGCGGGTGTGGGCGGCCCGAGCGATGCGCTACTGCTGGGCGGAGGGCACACCGGCAGCCGAGGGTGCGGCCATGGCTCTGCTGGGTGCCCTCACGGATCCGCACTGGCGGGTCCGGGAGATGGCCGCGAAGGTGGTCGGCCTGCGCGAGGTCGGCGCGGGCGCCGACCGGCTCGCCACGCTCCTGGACGACGGCGTCCCCCGGGTCCGCGCGGCCGCCGCCACGTCTCTGGGCGCCGTGGGCGAACACGAGCACCTGGGCCGGCTTGCCGATGTGACACGGTCCGACCCGGACCGTGCGGTGCGCGCGGCGGCCGCTCGAGCACGGACCGCGATCGCGGACCGGGTGGACCTTCCGTCGGACGAGTACTGA
- a CDS encoding sugar phosphate isomerase/epimerase family protein: protein MTDFGVIVGTDGVGAAWSAGVDYVEPTIVGNLVVPSQDGGWMRSPHYDGALSPSFAILFPGELQLADPNFPTERIDAYLESAMAIVGSAAQPGAKIVFGSGRARTLPDGVDEAQGRALLARVLTRARDVAARHDLRVLLEPLHRGETNMINSITEAVAFLDEFAIADVQVVADLFHIMTEAEPLDVVRVAGARIGHAHIADSGRIPPGQGDWPLAAFLTALREGGYTGPVSVECHFSDFEPELRDSLAHLRALDAAA from the coding sequence GTGACCGATTTCGGAGTGATCGTGGGGACCGACGGCGTCGGTGCCGCCTGGTCGGCCGGCGTGGACTACGTGGAGCCGACGATCGTGGGCAATCTCGTGGTCCCGAGCCAGGACGGGGGGTGGATGCGCTCTCCGCACTACGACGGGGCTCTGAGCCCGTCGTTCGCGATCCTGTTTCCCGGAGAGCTGCAACTGGCGGATCCGAACTTCCCGACCGAGCGCATCGACGCCTACCTGGAGTCGGCGATGGCGATCGTCGGCTCCGCGGCCCAGCCCGGCGCCAAGATCGTGTTCGGCAGCGGTCGGGCCAGGACGCTGCCCGACGGCGTGGACGAGGCGCAGGGTCGTGCGCTGCTCGCGCGGGTGCTCACCCGGGCCCGGGACGTGGCTGCCCGGCACGACCTGCGGGTCCTCCTCGAGCCACTGCACCGCGGCGAGACCAACATGATCAACTCGATCACCGAGGCCGTGGCGTTCCTGGACGAGTTCGCCATCGCCGATGTCCAGGTGGTGGCGGACCTGTTCCACATCATGACCGAGGCGGAGCCGTTGGACGTGGTCCGGGTGGCAGGCGCGCGGATCGGGCACGCCCACATCGCCGACTCCGGGCGCATCCCGCCCGGGCAGGGGGACTGGCCGCTGGCGGCGTTCCTCACGGCACTGCGTGAGGGCGGCTACACCGGGCCGGTGAGCGTGGAGTGCCACTTCAGCGACTTCGAACCGGAGCTCCGGGACTCCCTCGCCCACCTGCGCGCGCTCGACGCGGCGGCCTGA
- a CDS encoding ABC transporter permease has translation MTATRETRAPAPVPSAEPGGGTSKPKRRESQGFWARLRRDHPVLLLALPGIAVVIVFQYVALGGNVIAFQDYQPYLGIGRSLWVGFENFTILFSGDPEFLNALRNTLYITLLQTIFVFPAPIILALLLNSLVSNKVKQAVQSVLYLPHFLSWVIVVAVFQQMLGGAGMINNFLRSHGWDTVDIIGNPDAFYALITSQVIWKDTGWATILFLAVLSQIDRSLYEASAMDGATRMRQIWHVTLPGMKPIIVLLLILKLGDSLSVGFEQLLLQQQAVGRGVSEVLDTYVYNNGVIGGAWGVSAAVGLVKGLVGLVLVLVANKIAHILGEEGVYRA, from the coding sequence ATGACGGCGACGCGCGAGACGCGCGCGCCGGCACCTGTACCTTCCGCTGAGCCAGGCGGCGGAACCAGCAAGCCCAAGCGCCGCGAGAGCCAGGGCTTCTGGGCGCGGCTGCGCCGCGACCACCCGGTACTGCTGTTGGCGCTGCCCGGCATCGCCGTCGTGATCGTCTTCCAGTACGTGGCGCTGGGCGGCAACGTCATCGCGTTCCAGGACTACCAGCCATATCTCGGTATCGGGCGGAGCCTGTGGGTCGGCTTCGAGAACTTCACGATCCTGTTCTCCGGCGATCCGGAGTTCCTGAACGCCCTGCGCAACACGCTCTACATCACACTGCTGCAGACGATCTTCGTGTTCCCGGCCCCGATCATCCTGGCGCTGCTGCTCAACAGCCTGGTCTCCAACAAGGTCAAGCAGGCCGTGCAGTCCGTGCTCTACCTCCCGCACTTCCTGTCCTGGGTCATCGTCGTGGCCGTGTTCCAGCAGATGCTCGGCGGGGCAGGCATGATCAACAACTTCCTGCGCAGTCACGGCTGGGACACGGTCGACATCATCGGCAACCCGGACGCCTTCTACGCGCTGATCACCTCGCAGGTGATCTGGAAGGACACCGGTTGGGCCACGATCCTGTTCCTCGCGGTCCTCTCGCAGATCGACCGGTCGCTGTACGAGGCCTCGGCGATGGACGGCGCCACGAGAATGCGCCAGATCTGGCACGTCACGTTGCCCGGGATGAAGCCGATCATCGTGCTGCTGCTGATCCTCAAGCTCGGCGACTCGCTGTCGGTCGGCTTCGAGCAGCTGCTCCTGCAGCAACAGGCCGTCGGCAGAGGCGTCTCAGAAGTCCTCGATACCTACGTCTACAACAACGGTGTGATCGGTGGTGCCTGGGGTGTCTCCGCCGCCGTCGGGCTCGTCAAGGGGCTGGTCGGTCTCGTGCTGGTCCTGGTGGCCAACAAGATCGCGCACATCCTCGGCGAGGAAGGGGTGTACCGCGCATGA
- a CDS encoding carbohydrate ABC transporter permease has protein sequence MAGPRPDAVSRLRSVGKHALLIAASLVMIYPLVWMLVSSLRPTDVIFRTPGLWLNELYLDNYIEGWTALARPFDWYIVNSGIVVVGAVVGNLLSCSLAAYAFARLKFRLRTLWFAIMLMTIMLPFHVVIVPQYIVFNTFGMVNTFLPLVLPKFLATDAFFVFLMVQFIRGIPRELDEAARIDGCGHFRIFFRIIIPLMVPALATAAIFTFIWTWSDFFTSLIYLTAPDMYTVPLALRSFLDATSGSNWGAMFAMSIVSLVPLFLVFLFGQKYLIQGIATTGGK, from the coding sequence ATGGCCGGGCCACGACCCGATGCGGTGAGCCGGCTGCGCTCGGTCGGCAAACATGCACTGCTGATCGCCGCGAGCCTGGTGATGATCTACCCGCTCGTCTGGATGCTTGTCAGTTCACTACGCCCCACCGACGTGATCTTCCGGACCCCGGGGCTCTGGCTCAACGAGCTCTACCTGGACAACTACATCGAGGGCTGGACTGCGCTGGCCCGCCCGTTCGACTGGTACATCGTGAACTCGGGCATCGTCGTCGTGGGAGCAGTGGTGGGGAACCTGCTGTCCTGTTCGCTCGCGGCCTACGCATTCGCCCGGCTGAAGTTCCGGCTGCGCACCCTGTGGTTCGCGATCATGCTGATGACGATCATGCTGCCGTTCCACGTCGTGATCGTGCCCCAGTACATCGTGTTCAACACCTTCGGGATGGTGAACACGTTCCTTCCGCTGGTGCTGCCGAAGTTCCTCGCCACCGATGCGTTCTTCGTGTTCCTCATGGTCCAATTCATCCGGGGCATCCCGCGCGAACTGGACGAAGCGGCACGCATCGATGGCTGCGGGCATTTCCGCATCTTCTTCCGGATCATCATCCCGCTGATGGTGCCGGCCCTGGCGACTGCGGCGATCTTCACCTTCATCTGGACCTGGAGCGACTTCTTCACGTCGCTGATCTATCTGACCGCGCCGGATATGTACACCGTGCCCCTGGCCCTGCGTTCCTTCCTGGACGCAACCTCGGGCAGCAACTGGGGCGCGATGTTCGCCATGTCGATCGTGTCGCTCGTGCCGCTGTTCCTGGTGTTCCTGTTCGGTCAGAAGTACCTGATCCAGGGCATCGCCACCACCGGCGGCAAGTAG
- a CDS encoding ABC transporter substrate-binding protein — MTTTRRQFLAMASMGAAGLGLAGCSRGDTGDGDGGGGGGGGGDGDSTSLTLTWWGNPTRNQNTTDAIDAFTTENPNFSIEAQPGEWASYWDRLATQTAGNTAPDIIQMDMAYISEYGQRGALLDLAEYGLDTSKFIEGTADSGVIEGTNYGVNAGINSPSVLFNAAMFEELGVDLPDDTTWTWDDWLTTAIAITEASGGEIIGTTAFISNDVMLSAWLRQRGKELFIEGNQPGFDVSDITEWLEYHLQFADAGAMPSASQITEEASLPFDQGRLLTGTAAMSMYWSNQLDAAEAAGGTEYAMLRYPSFDGDATTRKAWYKASMLWSASARTENPEAAVEVINWWVNSTEAAEICLSERGIPANGEIAEHISSMLSDPQQRVAAFIADIEPELGDTPIAPPPGGGQLGSLLLRYSSDLLFDKLTVEEAATGFYDELVTSLGG; from the coding sequence ATGACGACGACACGACGCCAGTTCCTTGCCATGGCCTCGATGGGGGCTGCCGGCCTCGGCCTCGCCGGCTGCAGCCGCGGAGACACCGGTGATGGTGACGGCGGCGGTGGTGGCGGCGGCGGCGGTGATGGAGACAGCACGTCCCTGACCCTCACCTGGTGGGGCAACCCGACCCGCAATCAGAACACGACCGACGCCATCGACGCGTTCACGACCGAGAACCCGAACTTCTCCATCGAGGCCCAGCCCGGCGAATGGGCCAGCTACTGGGACAGGCTGGCCACCCAGACCGCCGGGAACACGGCGCCCGACATCATCCAGATGGACATGGCCTACATCAGCGAGTACGGGCAGCGCGGGGCACTCCTGGACCTCGCCGAATACGGACTCGACACCAGCAAGTTCATCGAGGGCACCGCGGACTCCGGCGTCATCGAGGGCACGAACTACGGCGTCAACGCCGGCATCAACTCCCCCTCGGTCCTGTTCAACGCGGCCATGTTCGAGGAACTCGGCGTTGACCTCCCCGATGACACGACCTGGACCTGGGACGACTGGCTGACGACGGCCATCGCGATCACCGAGGCGTCCGGCGGGGAGATCATCGGCACGACGGCCTTCATCTCCAACGACGTGATGCTCAGCGCCTGGTTGCGGCAGCGGGGCAAGGAACTGTTCATCGAGGGCAACCAGCCCGGTTTCGACGTGTCCGACATCACGGAGTGGCTCGAGTACCACCTGCAGTTCGCCGACGCCGGCGCGATGCCCTCGGCCTCCCAGATTACCGAGGAGGCCTCACTGCCGTTCGACCAGGGCCGGCTCCTGACCGGCACCGCGGCCATGTCGATGTACTGGTCGAACCAGCTGGACGCGGCCGAGGCCGCGGGCGGCACCGAGTACGCGATGCTGCGCTACCCGAGCTTCGACGGCGACGCCACCACCCGCAAGGCCTGGTACAAGGCGTCGATGCTGTGGTCGGCCTCTGCGCGCACCGAGAACCCCGAGGCGGCCGTCGAGGTCATCAACTGGTGGGTCAACAGCACCGAGGCCGCCGAGATCTGCCTCTCCGAGCGCGGTATCCCCGCGAACGGCGAGATCGCGGAGCACATCAGTTCGATGCTGTCCGACCCCCAGCAACGGGTCGCGGCCTTCATCGCGGACATCGAGCCCGAGCTCGGCGACACCCCGATCGCGCCGCCGCCCGGCGGTGGCCAGCTGGGATCCCTGCTCCTGCGCTACTCGAGTGACCTGCTGTTCGACAAGCTCACTGTCGAGGAGGCGGCCACCGGCTTCTACGACGAGCTCGTCACGAGCCTCGGTGGCTGA